The Gemmatimonadales bacterium sequence TTGCCGGCTGGTCTGCCGGATGCACGCGGCCAGCACAAGTTGCGGCACCCACCACGCCGAGCCCAGCGCGTGGGCGGCCAGCGCCTGGCTCACCGCGGCCGCGACGATCACGAGGCCGGCGGCAAACACAGGACCTCCTCCAGCCGGCCCAGTGACGCGGCCGGCGTCACGGTGGCGCGGGTTGCCCCGGCGCGCTCCAGGCGTTCCACACGCGTCACGGTGCCGAGCAGCAGCCCTTTCGGCACCGCGCCCCCCAGCCCCGCGGTGACCACGCGGTCACCCACCTGCACATCCGCTTCCAGGCCGAGGTACGTCAGGTGGCACTCTGAGAACCCGCGGCCGATCAACAACCCGGTCTCGCGCGAGCGCTCGATCAGCCCGGCGATGCGGCTGTTGGGATCGGTGAGCATGAGCACGAGCGAGGTGGCGTCCTGCGCTTCAAGGATGCGGCCGACGACGCCCTGGGCATCCACCACGAGCGCGGCTTCGCTCACGCCGTGGCGGCGGCCCTGATCGATGAGGAGCGTCTGTTGGGTGGGCAGCGGAGACCGGGCCAAGGCGGACGCCAGCCGGCCGGCGGCCTGCGGCCAGGCCGCCTGCAACGCGCCGGCGGCGTGCTGCTGGCGGAGCGTTTCGCGCGCCGCCGAGACCTCGAGCTCGCGCGCAGTCAGCGCGTGGCGCAGCCGCGCGTTGTCCTCGACCAGCGAGGGCAGGCGCGGCAGGAGGATCACGAGGCGGACGGCGGCGCGGAGGAAGGTGAACGGGAGCCGGACGAGGGCGAGGGCGCTATGACGCCACGGCTCGTGCGCCAGCAGGAGCGCGCCTACGAGCCCCAGGCCGAGCACGAAGGCTCGGGACCGGCGGACAGACGTCTGAATGACT is a genomic window containing:
- the mreC gene encoding rod shape-determining protein MreC — its product is MLGLGLVGALLLAHEPWRHSALALVRLPFTFLRAAVRLVILLPRLPSLVEDNARLRHALTARELEVSAARETLRQQHAAGALQAAWPQAAGRLASALARSPLPTQQTLLIDQGRRHGVSEAALVVDAQGVVGRILEAQDATSLVLMLTDPNSRIAGLIERSRETGLLIGRGFSECHLTYLGLEADVQVGDRVVTAGLGGAVPKGLLLGTVTRVERLERAGATRATVTPAASLGRLEEVLCLPPAS